Genomic segment of Bacillota bacterium:
CCTACCTGTGCGAATGCGTCGGCGAGTCGCCCTCTGGCTTTCGAATCGCTATCGGTGAACGTTGACAGTGCGAAGTGTCGGGCAAATCCCATCAGGTGCCTCGTAGAAAAGCGAGGCTCCTGCCGGGCCGTAAACTCCTCACCGCCCCACGGGCATCGCCCACCGCATCTGCGCGGAACCATGCCTGGCACGTGCAGGGTCTATCTCCGAAAGCCCGAGCACCAGATCCCACTGCCCGCTGCGGTAAGCCACCTGCCACTCTCGACGCGGCAGGGTAAGCAGAAACCAGTATCTTTCGGAGGCGTAGCCCAGCGTATACTCCCATCCCGCATCCTGTGCGGCAAGCAGAAGCCACGCGCCCGCGTCGCCGCGACGTGCCAGCCCCAGCGTCACCCGCCGCCGCAGGGAGAGCTCGCGCGAGGGATAGTCTATTCGCCCTGACAGCAACGGTGCGGCGTGCAGGAAGCCGTCAGCGTCGGGAACAACCGTGTTGGTCAGCACCCGCGCGGTGATGCGCTGCATCTTGCGCTGCCGCACGTGCCCCAGCAGGTTCTCGCCCCAGAAGGCAAAGCACCACTCCTCCGACAGCGGCACACCCAGCGCCAGATGGAACCCTACCCCCACGCTGCGCGTGTCGACAGGCTCCAGCCCGCGCGTGGTGTCCAGCAACAGGTTGCCGTCGAACCGCGCGTTCTGCCAGAGGCCGCTCAAAGTGCCCTGCTGCACCCGTCTGGTAAGATACAGGCTTCCCGCTACGAGAAGCCAGCCCTGTTGTTGACCGCGATGGATGGGTGTCACGTGCTCCAGCGTCCAGCGGTTCACCGCCGAGCGGTTCATCGTCGCGGAGACTGCGGTATCCGATAGGGGAAACTGGCTCAGGTTGCTGCCGCCCAGATAGAGCTGCACAGCCCCCATGTCGCCCTCAAAGCGGTCCGCGACACCGAAAGCATACCGGAGTTTCCAGCGCGGCAGGCTGAGCCCAAGCTCGCTGAGCGCGGCAAAACGATAGTAGCCTTGGTCACCGGTGTAGAGAAACTCGCCGTCTGCCTTTCGCAGCAACGGCTGCACGTTGGTGCTGGCTTGCACGAGGTGTCCTATTTCCAGCTGGCGAGGTTCGTTGGTGGGGCGGACAGTCAGCTGTTGCACCTGATGCCCTGTCGACCACACAGGCGGCAGGACGAGCGGCTCCGCCCACGCGACCGCCGTCACACAGCAAAGCACGAGCGAACCGCTCGCGAGAACCTTGTTTCTCCTGCGCCTCATCACGATGTCCGGTTCGCCCGTGCCTGCGTGTTCCCCTGCTGTCACGGCTACGGCATAAGCGACTGCAGTGTCTCGAAAGTGCCGTCACGGTACTTCACGATGCCGGCGTCCCCCAGGTCGGGAATACCCAGCAAACGGGCTTCGCCAAGGTCGGCTATCTTGGTGCCGCTTGCGGTCTTAATGGTACCGGCTGGAGCCTGATCCCACTCGCCGGCGATTTCCACTTTCATACCCGACGGAGAATGGGTCATCGTGAAGGTGGTCACAGCGGGATACACCCCATCTACTTCGTTTTCTGCCAGCTGCATATCGAGGTTCGCCTGCATACTCTCCGCACCGTAGGTGAATGTCGCGCTGACCGTAGCTTTGGGCGGCGAGGCTTTGGGGCGAGTGGTAATCGTAATATCCACCGCCGCCGGTTTGCCAATGGCGGGCGTCATGTTGCCTTTGATATGGATAGTACCCTGCGGGTAAGTAGACAGGCGATGCCCCGCCCCGGAAACGCGCTCAAAGGGCACGGGGTTATCCCATGTGCCGCTGATCTCGCCGCTCAGAGAGAGCCTGTCAGAGGCAAAGTTCATCTTACCGCTGAGCGTCTTGATGACGCCGCTGCCCTTGCCGTTCACTGGATCGCGGTACTCGACGAACGTGCCGTTGATCTGTGAGATAGTCAAACTGATCTGCTTACTGTTCTCGTCGCGACCGGTGACCTGCAAGGTATTCACCGTAATGCTCACGGGCGAGGTGCCTCCACCCTGCAATTTCATGAAGGGTACATCCACCCCCTGCAGGCTGAGCGAGAGCGGTCTGGCGGTGATTTGCGCCTGCAGGCTGTCCAGACGAATGCGCTTGAGAGAGTCCTCCGCGCTGGAGTCGGGGTCGAACTCTGCCCGCAGGTTGTTCACCTGTGCGTTGCCGAACTGCGAGCTGAAGCTGCCGTTAAAGGTAGCGCTTGTCGCGCGTGGGCCGTTGGTCATTTCCACGCTCGCCAGCGTCATCTGCAGCGTGCCGTTGAAGGTGATGGGCTGGCTGAGTGCGCTATCCTGCAGGTTGATGGAAGCGGTCAGCTGCGCCGTGCGGTTCGCTTCGTTGATGGTGGGCGTCAGCGTTGCGCTGTAGTTCACACCGCTCCCGGTAGCGGTAATCCGGAACGTGCCCGCCGCAGGGTCAAAGTGGAAGGCTTCCATCACCGCGTTGTCCACCACGACCGTCAGCACCAGCCCGTTCGATGGCCCCTCCACCTGAGAGGTCACCTTCCATGTCCTGTTGTTCGCGCTTGCCCTGACGTACTCCAGCTCATACAACTCGTAGTACCCGTGCGCGTGGCGCACCAGCCGATACTCACCGGGGCGTGGTCGTAGAGGCGGTCAATGATCCGCATCATGATGCCGAATCGCTCGCCAAACGCTTCGGCAGCGGACAGCTGAGCGTCCAGCGCACGTTCAGTCAGGTTGAGCGCGGTATCGATGGCGGTGTCTTCCATGCGCCCGTTTCCAACCACCGTGCCCATCATGTCGCGCATGGTCTGCATCATGCCCCGCGCCCGATCCACATCGGCATCTCCGGTGGAACCTTTCAACGCGCCTTTATGCTGCTGGATGACGTTTTGCACAGTGTCATGCAGTGCCGGGTCGGTCAAGCCGCCGCCAATCTGGGAGGACAGCACGGAGGCTAGGTCGCCGTCCCACGACCCCAGCTGCTCACGGATACGATTTACGACCGTAGCCACGCCTCCGGCAGACAGGTCGCTGAGCCCCTCCTGCTCGCGGACGCGCGCTATCTCCTCGAAAGCGAAGGTGGTCACATAGTCCAGGTTGACGTTGCTTCTTCCCTCCGCAGGCACATCGGGACTGACCGTTGCCACCCGAACCACCTTGTCGCCGACCTGTTTGGTAGCGACCACCACAATGTCCTTGCCCGCAGCGGTCTCCGGCAGTGTCAGCACATAGTGCCCGCTGGAATCGGTGGTGCCCTGCGCAATTGCATTCTCGAAGTCGGGCCAGATGTAAGCCTTGACGGTGGCATTCGCCAGCGGGGTGCCACCTCCCACCTGCCGCGTGGTGCCGCCGGGTATCAGCACATCACCGCTCAGGGTCAGCAGGCTTCCGCCGCCTCCTGCTCCTCCGCCGCCGCAGCCCACCAGGGACAGTACGACGAATGCCGCGAGGCACACACCCCACCACGCGAGGGAAACCCTGTGCTGCCGTAGCGAGAATCTCATGGTTACGAACCTCCTTTATCCTGGTTCACAGGGGAACCGTGAGTATACTCACTATCCTATTATAGGAATCTGTGAAGGTCCTCACTAGGGCAACCGTTTGCCAAGAAATCGCAAAAGTGGTATCCTTTTGGTGCATCATAGCTGCGTGAGGAGGTCGTATTGTTACGGGCAAAGGTTAGCATCGCGGGGTATTACTTTCTGTTGTTCGCGGCGGTGGCGTTCACCCATCCCTTCTTTCCGGTGTTTTTGCGCGAGCGCGGCTTCTCCTATGGACAGGTGGGAGCGGTGCTGTCGGTGTTTTCGCTGACAGGGGCGATAGCAAGCATTTTGCTTGGGTGGCGGTCGGACCAGGCACGCCGTCGTCGCCGGTATATCGTGGGCACGATGCTGGTGGGCGCAGCAGGGTATTTGCTGTTTCCCTACGTCTACTCCTTCGGTTTTGCGCTGTTGCTGGCAGCGGTGCTCGGCGGATGCATCATGTCCAGCCAGTCGGTGATGATGGCGCTGGTGGTAGACCTTTTCCGCCATCAGGGCACTGCCGGGTCGTTCGGGCAACTGCGCGTGTTTGGCACGATTGGTTATCTGCTGGTGCTGCTGACACTGGTGCTCTGGCAAAACTCTCCCTTGCTGGAGCCCTCCCGGATGTTCAGCAGCGTGGCGCTGTTGCTGGCGATCTCCGCGCTGGTAGTGCTGCTGGCTCCGGAAAACCCCGAGGCGGTGGAAGAGTCCGCTCACCTCACGGTGAACGAGGTGGTCTACCTGTTACGCCGGCGTGACATCGCGCTTCATATCGTGGCGCACTTCTGCTTCGTGGGTGCGCTGATGACCGCCACCGCCAACCTCAGCCTCTACCTGCAGTGGATGCAGGCGTCAAAGTCTTTTATCAGCCTCGCCTACATGACCAGCGCGCTGTTCGAGATGCCCTTCATGATTGCGATGGGAAAACTATCCGACCGCATCGGGCGCACGCGCGTGCTGGCAATCGCTTTCATCGCCCTGCCGATACGCCTGTTGCTGCTGGCGCTCTCTCGCGCGCCGGTGCCCGTACTGCTCACCCAGACCATGCACGGGCTGACCTTCAGCATCATTACAGCGGTGTCGATGGCATTCATCGCAGACAGGGTGGAACCTCGCCTGCGGGCGAGCGGGCAGGGCTTGCTGATGGCGGCAGCGTCACTCGCTTCGGCAACCATGCCCGTTGTGGCAGGCTTGATTGCCGATGGCTGGGGATTGCCCGCCTTATACGGCACACTGCTGACCCTATCGCTCATCGGAGCGGCTGTTTTCTTCACGCTGGCGCGGCACACAGCCCCTGCGGAAGCGAGCGTGCGGACCGCCGCGCCAACAGGAGGGCAGGCATGAACAACTCTTTCCGTCAAGAACTGGAAACATTGATCCGGGCACGCTATCCGATTGTGTATCTCATCTCCTCCGAGGAACAGCGCGTGGAAGAGGAACTGCGCAGTGTTACCGCACGGCTGAATAAGCGGCTGTACACCTGGAGCCTCACCAGAGGACTGGTAGAACATCCGGGGCAAACCGACACCACAACCCTGCGACCGATAGAGGTGCTTCTCAGTATCGAGCGCCTGCCTCAGCACTCAGTGGTGCTGCTCAAGGATTTTCATACCGCGCTGAACGACAGCGTGGTGAAGCGACGCCTGCGTGACCTGAGCCTTGCGCTGCGTCGAACGTATACCTCTATCTTCATTCTCGGGCCTGTGCTGGTGCTGCCGCCGGAACTGGAAAAAGAGATTA
This window contains:
- a CDS encoding MFS transporter — translated: MLRAKVSIAGYYFLLFAAVAFTHPFFPVFLRERGFSYGQVGAVLSVFSLTGAIASILLGWRSDQARRRRRYIVGTMLVGAAGYLLFPYVYSFGFALLLAAVLGGCIMSSQSVMMALVVDLFRHQGTAGSFGQLRVFGTIGYLLVLLTLVLWQNSPLLEPSRMFSSVALLLAISALVVLLAPENPEAVEESAHLTVNEVVYLLRRRDIALHIVAHFCFVGALMTATANLSLYLQWMQASKSFISLAYMTSALFEMPFMIAMGKLSDRIGRTRVLAIAFIALPIRLLLLALSRAPVPVLLTQTMHGLTFSIITAVSMAFIADRVEPRLRASGQGLLMAAASLASATMPVVAGLIADGWGLPALYGTLLTLSLIGAAVFFTLARHTAPAEASVRTAAPTGGQA